In Maridesulfovibrio sp., the following proteins share a genomic window:
- a CDS encoding response regulator, with protein MLNELNQKADGLVERLSESLITPLWNVDQAAINRILLSEMNDKRIKAILVTEDNGNNVFAGKIRNESWNIVDFKTWPIGKFVKRKAEIFIMNQPIGAVEIFLSPKFINDELYSSILSSLLRTVLLVLLINLVLFITMRRILISPIAKLSQTARQISLDKNYSARVHIECKGEMESLVANFNNMLQQIEEQDLKLKQYSGQLQEKIHQSNKNLENSYRELKIINRELEVAKNAAEAASRSKSEFMANVSHEIRTPMNAIIGMADLTMETQLSPKQREFLNIIISSGKVLLRLINDILDFSKIEAGKLNLEEVTFNLHQLIHDISDLFVEQMVASQTELVIDIRPGVPQLIIGDPLRLRQVLINITANAFKFTTKGEIIITVSADKLNSNKAEIIFAIKDTGIGIPKDVQPYLFEAFKQADGSTTRKYGGTGLGLSISKRIVDLMQGNIWFRSKQGEGSTFFFTITPNIASEPANTEFVLPDDLQGATVLVVDDNFAVRSVLVRYLKLFGLKPVSAPDAEKAMELIRENEKNQFKMVIIDLRLPGMDGDEASIEIRKSYSKEELPILMITSTELNTAIVKAQNAQINKMISKPLKHTTLFNAILDTLGYDIPKELAQEPSKPVKNELNDYRLLLVEDNPINQKVAEQILLPTGISIDSASNGKEATRMVQETEYDIVLMDIQMPEMDGYEATAKIRTVLGMKELPIIAMTAHAMRGDKEKCLDAGMDDYIPKPIDKEHMINTIRAHLKERPAYDPDLHARKTEPEPAPENKTDDKSDGSEINIEEVLERIGGDMDILISILRNFRDYNLGFSEEMQELLDKDQLKEAGDKAHTLKGSAANISAHELALATLELEKACKSDLKEEAVKALTQTSAKLDLLFEKISTLEKDED; from the coding sequence ATGCTCAACGAACTCAACCAGAAAGCTGACGGGCTGGTTGAAAGGCTTTCCGAGTCACTTATCACTCCACTCTGGAATGTTGATCAGGCTGCCATCAACCGCATCCTGCTCTCTGAAATGAACGATAAAAGGATCAAAGCGATTCTGGTAACTGAAGATAACGGAAATAATGTCTTTGCGGGAAAAATCCGTAATGAATCTTGGAATATAGTTGACTTTAAAACATGGCCCATTGGCAAGTTCGTTAAACGTAAGGCTGAAATTTTCATAATGAACCAGCCTATCGGGGCTGTTGAAATTTTCCTTTCGCCTAAATTCATCAACGACGAATTGTATTCTTCCATACTTAGTTCCCTGCTGCGGACCGTGTTACTTGTACTTCTGATTAACCTTGTCCTGTTCATAACCATGCGCAGGATTCTGATCTCCCCCATTGCGAAGTTAAGCCAGACTGCGCGCCAGATTTCACTGGACAAGAACTATAGCGCCCGGGTGCATATTGAATGCAAAGGTGAAATGGAAAGCCTTGTGGCGAACTTCAATAACATGTTGCAACAGATTGAAGAGCAAGATCTGAAGCTGAAACAGTACAGCGGGCAGTTACAGGAAAAAATCCATCAAAGTAACAAAAACCTTGAGAACAGTTACCGGGAATTAAAAATTATCAACAGAGAGCTGGAAGTTGCAAAAAACGCAGCTGAGGCTGCATCGAGATCAAAAAGTGAATTCATGGCCAACGTCAGTCATGAAATACGTACCCCTATGAACGCCATCATCGGTATGGCCGACCTGACCATGGAGACGCAGCTTTCACCAAAACAGAGGGAATTCCTCAATATCATCATCAGCTCTGGCAAAGTGTTACTGCGGCTTATCAATGATATTCTTGATTTCTCAAAAATTGAAGCAGGAAAACTGAACCTGGAAGAAGTCACCTTCAACCTGCACCAGCTCATCCACGATATCAGCGATCTGTTCGTGGAGCAGATGGTTGCATCCCAGACAGAGCTGGTTATCGATATCAGGCCGGGAGTACCGCAACTGATTATAGGTGACCCTTTGCGTCTTCGTCAGGTACTGATCAACATCACCGCTAACGCCTTCAAATTCACAACCAAAGGTGAAATTATCATTACCGTTTCGGCAGACAAGTTGAATTCCAATAAAGCAGAAATAATTTTCGCTATTAAAGATACCGGAATCGGTATTCCTAAAGACGTACAACCCTACCTCTTTGAGGCTTTCAAGCAGGCTGATGGCTCTACCACCCGCAAATACGGTGGAACCGGTCTGGGCCTATCCATATCAAAACGCATTGTCGACCTTATGCAGGGGAACATATGGTTTCGCAGCAAACAGGGAGAAGGCAGTACGTTTTTCTTTACTATCACACCAAATATAGCTTCTGAACCTGCAAATACTGAATTTGTACTGCCTGATGATTTACAGGGCGCAACTGTTCTGGTTGTGGATGACAACTTTGCTGTGCGCAGTGTGCTGGTCCGCTATCTCAAGCTGTTCGGCCTAAAACCCGTAAGTGCTCCTGATGCCGAAAAAGCAATGGAACTCATCCGTGAAAATGAAAAGAATCAATTCAAAATGGTCATTATCGACCTCAGGCTGCCGGGCATGGATGGAGATGAAGCCAGCATTGAAATACGCAAATCATACAGTAAGGAAGAGCTGCCGATTTTGATGATCACATCAACCGAGTTGAATACGGCCATTGTTAAAGCCCAGAATGCCCAGATCAATAAAATGATCAGCAAGCCTCTTAAACATACAACCCTGTTTAATGCGATACTGGACACCTTAGGCTATGATATCCCCAAAGAACTCGCGCAGGAACCTTCGAAACCAGTTAAAAATGAACTTAATGATTACCGTCTGCTTCTGGTTGAAGACAACCCCATCAACCAGAAGGTGGCCGAACAAATTCTGCTGCCCACCGGAATTTCAATTGATTCTGCCTCAAATGGGAAAGAAGCAACAAGAATGGTACAGGAAACCGAGTACGACATTGTTTTGATGGATATTCAGATGCCGGAAATGGACGGCTATGAAGCCACTGCCAAAATCAGGACTGTACTGGGCATGAAAGAATTACCCATCATCGCCATGACCGCCCATGCCATGCGCGGGGACAAGGAAAAATGTCTTGATGCGGGGATGGACGATTACATCCCCAAACCAATCGATAAAGAACATATGATCAACACAATCCGGGCCCATCTCAAAGAACGGCCCGCTTACGATCCAGACCTCCATGCCCGTAAAACTGAACCGGAACCTGCTCCCGAAAACAAAACCGATGACAAGTCTGACGGAAGTGAAATAAATATTGAAGAGGTGCTGGAAAGAATTGGCGGAGACATGGATATTCTGATCAGCATTTTGCGTAACTTCAGGGATTACAACCTCGGATTCAGTGAAGAAATGCAGGAACTGCTGGATAAAGACCAGCTAAAGGAAGCGGGAGACAAAGCCCATACATTAAAAGGTTCCGCGGCCAACATATCCGCGCATGAACTGGCTCTGGCTACTCTTGAGCTTGAAAAAGCCTGTAAATCAGACCTTAAAGAAGAGGCTGTTAAGGCTTTGACGCAAACATCCGCAAAACTGGATCTGTTATTTGAGAAAATATCCACGCTGGAAAAGGATGAGGACTGA
- a CDS encoding glycogen/starch/alpha-glucan phosphorylase: MKNGAFKVRKKNDRKSLISDIRDHVIYSLSKEVKDASEWDAGNALTLALRDRLVERMIETRDRYRRAKSKRMYYFSIEYLLGRCLGNFLCNMELLDLCEDIFKDLGFDLDEVQASERDPALGNGGLGRLAACFLDSLATLDLPGCGYGIHYEYGLFRQSIHNGYQCELADYWMKDGMPIQIARPDQSVIVPLYGRVESAISPSGEFLPMWVDWDDIIGVPHDIPIVGYGGKTVNYLRLFAACASENFDMDIFNHGDYIRAVQRKIESEMVSKVLYPTESVSFGKELRLVQEYFLVACGLRDITRRFMAQNRNFEEFADYVAIQLNDTHPALTVVELMRYLVDERRIDWEKAWEITRSTCAYTNHTLLPEALELWSVSLIEKVLPRHLQIIYEINSRFLKMVERKYPGDTGKLRRMSLISEGGTRKVRMANIAVIGSHSVNGVSELHSELVKTRLFPDFSELEPEKFNNKTNGVTPRRWLLNANPALAALLTDSLGKGWITDLDELRRLEGLATDKEFRDRFMAAKRTNKVRLANYIKATLDIDISVDSIFDIQAKRIHEYKRQLLNVLHIMHMYLELVDNGIASACARTFIFAGKAAPGYWEAKQIIKLIHSVAHVVNNDARTKGLLKVAFLPDYRVSLAEKIIPACDVSEQISTAGTEASGTGNMKFAMNGALTIGTYDGANIEMMEEVGKDNFYLFGLKQEEVEQALISGNYRPGEIYNQVPEIQQVFTALLENRFSPDEPGLFKWVVDKLLSDNEKYLHLADFKSYAATQKRIDKDYEDSNLWAGKAILNTARMGKFSTDRTMREYAEDIWNIKPVYG; encoded by the coding sequence ATGAAGAATGGTGCTTTCAAAGTCAGAAAGAAAAACGACCGCAAAAGTTTAATCTCGGATATCAGGGATCACGTTATCTATTCGCTCAGCAAGGAAGTGAAGGATGCCAGTGAATGGGATGCTGGGAATGCTCTGACTCTGGCTTTGCGTGACAGGCTTGTCGAGCGGATGATTGAGACCCGTGACCGCTATCGCAGGGCGAAATCCAAGCGGATGTACTATTTTTCCATTGAATACCTGCTGGGCCGTTGCCTCGGTAATTTTCTGTGTAATATGGAATTACTCGATTTATGTGAGGATATTTTTAAGGATTTGGGTTTTGATCTTGATGAAGTCCAGGCCAGTGAGCGTGATCCTGCTCTCGGAAACGGCGGGCTGGGTCGATTGGCGGCCTGTTTTCTTGATTCTCTTGCGACCCTTGATCTGCCCGGATGCGGTTATGGTATTCACTACGAATATGGTCTGTTCCGGCAGTCTATTCATAATGGCTACCAGTGTGAGCTTGCGGATTATTGGATGAAAGACGGTATGCCCATTCAGATAGCCCGCCCTGACCAGTCGGTGATCGTTCCCTTGTATGGCAGGGTAGAGAGTGCGATTTCTCCAAGCGGCGAGTTTCTTCCGATGTGGGTGGATTGGGATGATATTATTGGTGTTCCGCATGATATTCCGATTGTCGGGTATGGTGGTAAGACGGTAAATTACCTGCGTCTGTTTGCTGCCTGTGCTTCCGAAAATTTCGATATGGATATTTTTAACCACGGCGACTACATCCGGGCTGTGCAACGAAAGATTGAATCGGAGATGGTTTCAAAGGTGTTGTATCCTACCGAGTCTGTCTCCTTTGGCAAGGAACTGCGGCTGGTGCAGGAATATTTTCTGGTTGCATGCGGTTTGCGGGACATCACCCGGAGGTTCATGGCCCAAAATAGAAATTTTGAAGAGTTTGCTGACTATGTTGCCATACAGCTAAATGATACCCATCCTGCTCTGACCGTGGTTGAGCTGATGCGTTATCTTGTAGATGAACGAAGGATTGACTGGGAAAAAGCGTGGGAGATCACCCGTTCCACATGCGCCTATACCAACCACACCCTGCTCCCGGAAGCCCTTGAATTATGGTCTGTCTCTTTGATTGAAAAGGTTCTGCCCCGTCATTTGCAGATCATTTATGAAATTAACAGCCGTTTCTTGAAAATGGTAGAGCGCAAATACCCCGGTGATACCGGAAAATTGCGGCGTATGTCCCTTATCAGTGAAGGCGGAACCAGAAAAGTGCGTATGGCAAATATTGCGGTAATCGGTTCCCATTCCGTAAACGGAGTTTCCGAGCTGCATTCAGAGTTGGTCAAGACGAGGCTATTTCCAGATTTCAGTGAGCTGGAGCCGGAAAAATTCAATAACAAGACCAATGGGGTTACCCCCCGCCGCTGGCTGCTCAATGCCAACCCGGCACTTGCTGCGCTGCTGACTGATTCGCTGGGCAAGGGGTGGATAACTGATCTTGATGAATTGCGCAGGCTTGAAGGATTAGCAACCGATAAAGAGTTCCGGGATCGTTTCATGGCCGCCAAACGTACCAACAAAGTCCGCCTCGCCAACTATATCAAGGCCACACTTGATATCGATATTTCTGTTGATTCAATCTTTGATATTCAGGCCAAGCGAATTCATGAGTACAAGCGGCAGTTGCTGAATGTGCTGCATATCATGCACATGTATCTTGAGCTGGTTGATAACGGAATTGCGTCTGCATGCGCGCGAACGTTTATTTTTGCAGGAAAGGCTGCTCCCGGTTACTGGGAGGCCAAGCAGATTATCAAATTGATTCATTCTGTGGCGCATGTGGTTAATAACGATGCCCGCACAAAAGGATTGCTCAAAGTGGCTTTTCTTCCTGATTACCGGGTGTCACTTGCCGAGAAGATTATTCCGGCCTGCGATGTTAGCGAGCAGATTTCCACCGCCGGGACAGAGGCCTCAGGAACGGGGAATATGAAATTTGCCATGAATGGAGCCCTGACAATCGGAACTTATGATGGTGCAAATATCGAGATGATGGAAGAGGTGGGGAAAGATAATTTCTATCTCTTCGGCCTTAAACAGGAAGAAGTCGAACAAGCACTGATCAGCGGAAATTATCGTCCGGGTGAAATATATAATCAGGTTCCGGAAATACAGCAGGTCTTTACTGCCTTATTGGAAAACAGGTTCTCACCTGATGAACCGGGCTTGTTTAAGTGGGTGGTGGATAAGCTGCTCTCAGATAATGAAAAATATCTGCATCTGGCTGATTTCAAATCTTATGCAGCGACCCAGAAACGAATTGATAAGGACTATGAAGATAGTAATCTTTGGGCAGGAAAGGCCATTTTGAATACCGCGCGTATGGGCAAGTTTTCCACAGATAGAACCATGCGTGAATATGCGGAAGACATATGGAATATTAAGCCTGTTTATGGATAG
- a CDS encoding ABC transporter ATP-binding protein, whose protein sequence is MNDLYRLENVVQRYNGRLVLSLGDFRVSEGSIVGLAGHNGSGKSTLMRMLAFLESPDSGNLFYDGKKISEPELRLRREVTMLTQEPYLLKRSVGANVAYGLELRGEKNISGKVCDSLTRVGLEPDKFMHRNWFELSGGEAQRVALAARLALQPRVLLLDEPTASLDIESTQLIHNAAVSAREEHGTTLVIVSHDHYWLEEVSDTILKLSAGRIEA, encoded by the coding sequence ATGAATGATTTATACAGGCTGGAGAATGTCGTCCAGCGGTACAACGGACGGCTGGTCCTTTCTCTTGGTGATTTCAGAGTTTCCGAAGGCTCGATTGTCGGCCTTGCCGGGCATAACGGCAGCGGTAAGAGTACCCTCATGCGCATGCTTGCGTTTCTGGAAAGTCCCGACTCCGGTAACCTTTTCTACGACGGTAAAAAGATTTCTGAGCCGGAATTAAGGCTTAGACGTGAAGTTACCATGCTTACACAGGAACCATACCTGTTGAAGCGCTCTGTTGGAGCAAACGTAGCTTACGGACTTGAACTCCGAGGAGAGAAGAATATCAGCGGTAAAGTTTGCGATTCTCTTACACGCGTAGGGCTGGAGCCCGATAAATTTATGCACCGCAATTGGTTTGAGCTTTCCGGGGGGGAAGCCCAGCGGGTTGCACTTGCCGCTCGTCTGGCTCTGCAGCCGCGTGTCCTGCTGCTCGATGAACCCACGGCCAGTCTTGATATTGAATCAACCCAGCTTATTCATAATGCGGCGGTTTCAGCTCGTGAAGAACATGGCACCACTCTGGTTATCGTGAGCCATGATCATTATTGGCTGGAAGAGGTTTCGGATACTATCTTAAAGCTTTCCGCCGGGCGAATAGAAGCCTGA
- a CDS encoding ABC transporter permease yields the protein MDFILNGLWQAFVLLFSADPETYSAIYTTICVTTISISATLLIGAPLGFLLGYHEFPGKRALRLVADTLLSFPTVVIGLLVYAMLSRRGPMGDMELLFSIPGIAVGQTLLGLPIVIAMMATAVENLDLRLKQTLLTLGASHSQILRTTLWEARYSLILAAAAAYGRIVSEIGISMMVGGNIKWHTRTITTAIALETGKGEFAMGIALGLVLMMIAFAVNYSMSGIRKRAGQ from the coding sequence ATGGATTTTATTTTAAACGGTTTATGGCAGGCATTTGTATTGCTGTTTTCGGCTGACCCGGAAACATATTCCGCTATTTATACCACCATCTGTGTGACGACAATTTCCATTAGCGCAACTCTTCTTATCGGTGCGCCATTGGGGTTTCTACTCGGCTATCACGAATTTCCCGGCAAAAGGGCCTTACGCTTGGTTGCCGATACCCTGCTTTCTTTTCCGACAGTTGTGATCGGCCTGCTTGTTTATGCCATGCTTTCCCGCCGTGGTCCTATGGGGGATATGGAACTGCTGTTCAGTATTCCAGGTATCGCCGTGGGACAGACTTTGCTCGGTCTGCCGATTGTTATCGCCATGATGGCTACCGCAGTTGAAAATCTTGACCTGCGGCTGAAACAGACACTGCTCACCCTCGGGGCTTCCCATAGCCAGATTTTACGGACCACTCTTTGGGAAGCGCGTTACAGTCTGATACTGGCAGCTGCCGCAGCATACGGGCGTATTGTTTCTGAGATCGGTATTTCCATGATGGTCGGCGGGAATATTAAATGGCATACCCGAACCATTACTACAGCCATCGCTCTTGAAACCGGTAAGGGAGAATTCGCCATGGGCATTGCTTTAGGGCTGGTGCTGATGATGATTGCCTTTGCTGTCAACTATTCCATGTCCGGGATCAGGAAAAGGGCGGGACAGTGA